GACATGAGCCGCGTTTTCACCATCCCCTCGTCCGCGCCCTTCCTGAAGACGCTCGCCCACGCGATGCTGGACGGCCACCTCGTGCCGGGCTTTGCGCCGCGTGGCGATCCGCTGGCGCTCGCTTCCGCCACCATCTATCTGCCCACCCGCCGCGCCGGACGCCTGTTTGCCGATGCCATGCTGGAGGCGGTGGGGGGCGAGGCGGTGCTGCTGCCGCGCATCGTGCCGCTGGGCGATGTGGATGAGGATGCGCTGGCCTTCTCCGAGGAGGCCGCGCTGCTCGCGCCGCCGCAGGCGGTGGCGGGCGTGCACCGGCGCATCGCGCTCGCCGGCCTCGTCGCCCGCTGGCGGGATGCGCTGGCGGAAGGGGAAGGGCAGGCTATGGTCGCCGCCGGCCCCGCCGCCACCATGGCGCTGGCGGATGAACTGGGCCGGCTGTTCGACCAGATGACCACCGCCGGCATCGCCTGGTCGCGGCTCGACGATCTCGTGCCGGAGGAGCACGACGCCTATTTCGAGATCAGCCTCCAGTTCCTGCGCATCGCTCGTCAGGCCTGGGGGGCACATCTGGAGGAAATGGGGCTCGTGGACCCCGCCGAGCGGCGCGATGCGCTGGTGGGCGCCGAGGAACGCCGCCTTGCCGCGCTGGGCGCGGGCGCCGGCCCGGTGATCGCCGCCGGCTCCACCGGCTCGCTCCCCACCACGGCGCGGCTCCTGAAAGCCATCGCCAGCCTGCCGCAGGGCGCGGTGGTGCTGCCGGGCCTCGACCTCCACATGGAGGAAACGGCCTTCCAGCTTCTCACCGCTGAGGCCACCAGCGCGCCGGACCATCCTCAGTTCGGCCTGGCCAAGCTCCTCGGCACCCTCGGGCTGGAACGGCGGGATGTGACGGCGCTCGCCACGCCCGCTCCCTGGGGCCGTGAGGCGCTGCTGAGCGAGGCGCTCCGGCAGTCCGAGACGGCCGAGCAATGGGCGAGCCTTTCCGAACGCCTGCCGGATGCCAAGCGTGCGCAGGCGCTCGCAGAGGTGCGGGTGGTGAAGGCGCTGGACCCGCGCGAAGAGGCCCTCGCCGTGGCGCTGGAACTGCGCGATGCGTTGACCAAGCCCGACATGCGCGCCGCCCTCGTGACCCATGACCGCGACCTTGCCCGGCGGGTGGCCGCTGAGCTCGAGCGTTTCGGCATCGCCATCGACGATTCCGCCGGCGTGCCTTTGGCCGAGACCCAGCCCGCCCGTCTCGCCCGACTCGTGGCGAAGACAGTGGCCGAAGGCTGCGCGCCGGTGCCGCTGTTTGCCCTTCTCTCCCAGCCCGGCCTATCGCTCGATCTTGCGCCCGAGATACTGGCGGAAGCGGTGGCGGCGCTGGAGCTGATCGCCCTGCGCGGCCCGCGTCCCCGCTCCGGCGCTGCGGGGCTGGCGGCGGCGGTGGCGGCCTTCGATGCGGCCAAGGTCCATGAGCGCGACCCGCGTCGGCGGGTGGGCGAGGACCGTCAGGCGCTGGCGGCCGACCTCGTGGCGCGGCTGGTCCCGGCGCTGGAACCGCTCTCGGCGCTGGCTGAGGCGGGCAAGGTGCCGCTCGCGGACCTCGTGGCCGCGCACATCGCCACCATCGAAAGCCTGACCGCTCCGCTCGATCCCGATGCGAACGACCCGGCCTGGGCCTCGCTGGCGGAAGCGCTGATCGACATTCGCGATGGCGCGCCCGCCGGCCCGGCCATGACGCTCGCCGCCTATGCTGACGCCATCTCTGCTCTGCTGGCGGATCGGGTCGTGCGCCCGCGCCAGAGGGGCGAGGAGCGCATCCGCATCCTCGGGCCGCTGGAAGCCCGCCTCGTGGCGGTGGACCGGGTGGTGCTGGGCGGGCTGGTGGAGGGCTCATGGCCCCCCGAGACCCGCACGGACCCTTGGCTCAGCCGTCCCATGCGGGCGGAACTGGGGCTCGATCAGCCGGAACGGCGCATCGGCCTCGCCGCCCACGACTTTGCACAGGCCTTCGGCGCCCGCGAGGTGGTGCTGACCTATCCCGACAAGGTGGGCGGCACCCAGAGCGTGCCCTCCCGTTTCCTCCAGCGCCTTTCCACGGTGGCCGGCGAAGACCTCTGGCAGGCGGCCATCGCGCGCGGCGAAGCCTGGCGGCAGGCGGCGGCGCGGCTCGACGACGGCCCGCGCGTGCCCCGCGCTGCCCAGCCGGCGCCGAAGCCGCCGCGCGAGCTGCGGCCGAAGAAGCTCAGCGTCACGGAGGTGGAGACCTTCCTGCGCGATCCCTATTCCATCTTCGCCCGCCACGTCCTCGCCCTCCAGCCACTGGAAGCGCTCGATGCCGCGCCGGGCGGAGCGGAGCGGGGCAGCGCGCTGCATGATGCGCTGGGCGCCTTCGCCAAGGACTATCCGGAAGACCTGCCGCCGGACGCCCATGCGCAACTCCTCGCCTATGGCCGGCGCGCCTTCGAGAAGCTGGAGGTCTTCCCCGCCGAGCACGCCATCTGGTGGGCGCGTTTCGAGCGGGTGGCGGCCTTCGTGGTGGAGTTCGAGCGCGAGCGCCGTGCCAGCCTGAAGCGGGTGGTGGCGGAGACGGGCGGCGGCCTGCCGATCCGCCTCCTGCATTCCGATTTCCAGCTCACCGGCCGGGCCGACCGCATCGAGATCCGCACCGATGGCGAGCTGAACATCCTCGACTACAAGACCGGCACCGCCCCTTCCGCCAAGCAGGGCGCGACCTTCTCCCCGCAACTGCCGCTGGAGGCGGCCATGGCGGTACGCGGCGGCTTCCGGGATGTGCCGGCCGCGAATGTGGCCAACTTCCTTTATGTGGAGCTGAAGGGCGGCGCGGTGGCGGGCCGGGAGAAGCCGGGCGTGGACGAGAAGTCCAGCGCCATGGCCATGGCCGAGGATGCGCTGGAGCGGTTGAGGGAACTGCTGCTCGCCTTCGAGAATGAGGAGCAGGGCTATCGCGCGCTCGCCGCCCCGCAATGGCGCGGGCGGTTCGGGCCTTATGATCATCTGGCCCGCGTGCGCGAATGGGCGCTGGGCGCCGAGGAGGGCGGGGAATGAGCGCGCATCCGGCGAGCGAAGCCCGCTCGGATTCCGCCGCCAAGGCGGAAGCCTCCCGCCGGCAGGGCGTTGCTGCTTCGCCGCAGATTTCCGCCTGGGTGTCGGCCAATGCGGGCTCGGGCAAGACCCACGTGCTCGCCCAGCGCGTCATCCGCCTGCTGCTTCAGGGCACGCCGCCGGGCCGCATCCTGTGCCTGACCTATACCAAGGCGGCGGCGGCCAATATGGCGAACCGCGTGCTGAAGATATTGAGCCGCTGGGCGGGGCTCGATGATGCGGCGCTTGATGCCGAATTGATGCGCATGGATGGGATGCCGCCGACGCCCGGCCTGCGCATTCAGGCGCGGCGCCTGTTCGCAGCGGCGCTGGAGACGCCGGGCGGCCTCAAGATCCAGACCATCCACGCCTTCTGCGGCGGCCTGCTGCACCGCTTCCCCTTCGAGGCGGGCGTCGCCGCCGGCTTCCGCGAGCTGGACGACGTGGGCCGCATGGAGCTGATGGCCCGCATCCGCGCCGACCTCGTGGTGGAAGCCGCTCGCGCGCCGTCTTCCACCCTCGGCCGGGCGCTGGCGCGGCTGATGGAGGAGATGTCGGACGGCGGCATCGACGACCTGCTGGAAGCCGCCATCGCCGCCCGCTCCACCATTGCCGCGCTCGGCGGCGGGGAGGAGGAGCGGCGTGCCCGTGTCGCGGCGGTGCTCGGGGTCGCGCCGGGCACCACGGCGGCGGACATCGAGCGGGAGATGCTGGACAGCCCCCATCTGCCGCAGGCCCGCTGGCCGGACATCGAGGCCGTCTATCTCACCTCCGACAAGGCGAACGACCGTAAGCGCGCCGCCGCCCTGCGCGCGGCCATCGAGGCGAAGGACGAGGCCGAGCGCCTTGCCGCCTTCCGTGATCTCTTCTTCAAGGCCGATGGCGATCCGCGCAGCGACAAGGATCTGCTGACCAAGGGCCTGCGCGACGGCTTCCCGCACATCGCCGAGAAGCTGGAGGCCGAGCGCGACCGGCTGGTGGCCCTGACCCAGACCCTGCGGGCCGCCCGCGCGCTGGAGCGCACCGAGGCGGCGCTGGCGCTGGGGGCGGAAGCCTGCCGCCGCTACACTGCCGAGAAGGCGGCGCGGGGCCTGCTCGATTTCGACGACCTCATCGACCGCACCGCCGAGATGCTGGGGCGCGTGCCCGCCTCCTTCGTGCATTACAAGCTCGATCGCGGCATCGACCATGTGCTCGTCGACGAGGCGCAGGACACCAGCCCCGAGCAGTGGCGCGTGGTGCGCGGCCTCGTCTCCGACTTCTTCTCCGGCGAGGGCGCCCGCGAGGGGGTGAAGCGCACGCTGTTCGTCGTGGGCGACGAGAAGCAGTCCATCTTCTCCTTCCAGGGCGCCGATCCGCGCGCCTTCGGCGACATGCGTCTCGCCTTCCAGCGGGAGGCGGGACAGGAGGATTTCCGGCAGGTGAGCCTGCCCCATTCCTTCCGCTCCGCCCCCGGCGTGCTGGAGGCGGTGGATGCCATTTTCCAGCGCGCCGAGGCGAGCGCCGGCCTCACCATCGACAATGTGGCCCCGCCCCACGCCGCCATCCGGGCGGACGCGCCCTCGCTGGTGGAGCTGTGGCCGACCGTCGTTCCCGCCGCCAAGGTGAAGGTGGACGACTGGCGCCGCCCGCTGGACGAGATCGCCGGCGATGATCCGGTGAGCCGGCTCGCCGAGCGCATCGCCTCCTTCGTGCGCACGGGCATCGCGCAAAGGCTCGCCATCCCTTCGCGGGGCGGGCGGCCCATGCGGGCGCAGGACGTGCTGGTGCTGGTGCGCCGGCGCGGGCGCCTGTTCGAGGCGGTGATCCGCGCGCTGAAGGAAGCGGGCGGCGGCGTCGATGTGGCGGGCGCGGACCGCCTCGTGGTGGCCGAGCATATCGCCGCGCTCGACCTGATGGCGCTTGGCGATGCGCTATTGTCGCCCGACGATGATCTGGCATTGGCGAGCGTGCTCAAGAGCCCGCTGTTCGGCCTCACGGACGATGATCTCCTGCGCCTGTGCCCGCGCCGCGAAGGCCGGCTGCTGGATGTGGTGACGACGGGCGACGGCTCCATCGCGGAACGCCTGACCCGATGGCGGGGCGAGGCCCGCGAACTGCGGCCCTTCGACTTTTACGCCCGTGTGCTGGGGCGCGACGGCGGGCGGCGGGCCATGCTGGCGCGGCTCGGCCCCGAGGCGGCGGACGTGCTGGACGAATTCATGGCGCTCGCCCGCACCTATGAGAGCCTGGAGCCGGCGACGCTGCCGGGCTTTCTCGCCTTCCTGCGGCGCGGCGGCGCCGAGACCAAGCGCGACATGGAGAGCGGGCGCGACGAGGTGCGGGTGATGACCGTGCACGGCGCCAAGGGACTGGAAGCGCCCATCGTCATCCTCGCCGACACGGTGGATCTGCCCAAGGCCCGTACCTCCGGTGGCCTGCTGCATGTGCCCACCGCCGATGGCGCGACCGTGCCCGTGCTCGCGCCCCGCAAGCCGGAAGACCCGCCGAGCCTTGCCGCAGCCCGCGCCGCCGTCACCGCGCGGGAGCTGGAGGAATATCGCCGCCTGCTCTATGTGGCGCTCACCCGCGCCGAGGACGCCCTTATCGTCTGCGGCGCCGAGACGCGCGCCGCCGCCAAGGACAAGACCCACGCCCGGCCCGCGGGCTGCTGGTATGAGCTGGTCCATGCGGCCCTCATCGAGGAGGCCGAGCCCGTCCCCGCCACCGGCTGGGAGGGCGAGGTGCTGCGCTGGCGCAAGTCCGGCCGCACGCTGGCGCCAGCGGAAGGTACGCTCTCCGCGCCCGTCGCGCCGCCCCCGCCACGGCCGGCGCGGCTGGAGGATCTGCCACCGGTCCTCATTTCTACCGAGGCCATACGTCCCTCGCGCAGCGCCGCTGCCAGCTTCCGGCCGCCGGCGGACGGAAGCCTTGATCCCCGCGTGCGGGGTGATCTGGTGCATCGCCTGCTCGCCGGCCTCGGCGCCTTGCCGGAGGACCAGCGAGAGGCAGCGGGCGAGCGTCTGCTGGACCATGTGGCCGAGCAGGTGGCAGCCCATCATCGGGCCGAGGTCATGGCCGAGGTGATGGGCGTGCTGACCCATGCGCCACTCGCGGGTCTGTTCGCCCCCCACAGCCTTGCGGAAGTGCCGGTGGTGGGCCGCCTCACCGCTGCCGACGGACGGCTCGTCACGGTGAACGGGCGCCTCGACCGGCTGGCGGTGACGGGCGACCAGCTGATTCTGGCCGACTTCAAGACCGACCGCGTGCCGCCGCAAAGCCTTGACCGCATTGGTGAGGGCTATGTGGGCCAGCTCGCGCTCTATGCCGCCGTGCTCGCCCGCGCCTTCCCCGGCCGGGCGGTGGAGGCGCATCTCGTCTATACGCGCGGGCCGCGCATCCATGTGCTGCCGGAGGCGCGGCTGCGGGAGCGGCTGGCCGAACGGCTCGCCGAACCGTCGGGGGACACCGCGTCACGCCGCCGTGACGCGCCTTGACGGAGAGGGGAGGGGCTTCTTACGTTGAGCCCAAGATCCAGTGGATCGCCTGTGAAATCCCTACGAGGTATACGCCCATGGCCGTCGAAAAAGTATCCGATCAGAGCTTCGATGCCGACGTGCTCCAGTCCTCCACCCCGGTGGTCGTGGACTTCTGGGCCGAGTGGTGCGGCCCCTGCCGCATGGTCGCCCCGGTGCTCGACGAGCTCTCCGGCGAGCTTGGCGACAAGGTGAAGATCGTGAAGCTGAACGTGGACGAGAACCCGGTGACGGCGTCCAAGTACGGCATCATGTCCATCCCCACCCTGCTGCTGTTCAAGGATGGCAAGATCGCCTCCCGTCAGGTGGGCGCCGCCGCCAAGGCCAAGCTCGCGAGCTGGATCGGCTCCGCCGCCTGAGCTGCGGGCCGGTCGTTCGGGAATGCAAAAGGCGGGTCCTTCGGGGCCCGCCTTTTTGTTTGTCCATTTGCCTTGGGCCGCCGCAGCGACTCAGGGGGCGAGGGTGCGGAAGTCCCGGTGCCAGTAGAGGAGGGGACGCGCCGTATCGTCGACGCGCGTCGCCAGCACGCGGCCGAGCACAATCATGTGAGAATGGCGCTCGATGATCTCGTCGAGCCGGCAGTCGAAGGCGACGAGCGCGTCGTCGATCACCGGCGCCCCCGTCTCCATCACCGACCAGGGCGTGCCCTCGAATCGTGCCGCCCCGTGCAGGCCGGTCATGCCGGCGAAGGTCTCCGCCACGCGGCGCTGGCCCTCCGCCAGGACATTCACGGCGAAAACCTTGCGCGCCAGGAGTTCCGCGCGCACGGACGAGGCCTTGTTGATGCAGATGAGAAGGGTCGGCGGGTCCACCGCGAAGGAGGTGAGCGAAGAGGCGGTGAGGCCGGTTCGGCTGTCGCCCTCGCCCACGGTGAGCACGCTCACGGCGCCCGCAAGATGGCGCATGCCCGCGCGATAGCCCTCGGAGGGGGAGTGGCCGGCGGTGGCGGCGGGCGCGGTCACGCGCGGGTCCCGGCGGGCGAGGCGGAGGGCGGCAAGGCGGGCATGGATCGTTCCGGACCTGAAGTCCCGGCGGGGACGGATGTTGCTGTGCAATGTAGGCGGGGCGCGCCCGCTTTGCGAGGGTACGAGTGCACAGCTCAGGCTGGATCAAACCAAATTAGGTCAGTTCTTGGCGATTGGCAGCGCGGGTGCGGGAGGCTATCAGGACGCTCATCATTGTGTTTCGGGGGAACCATGTTGTTCTTGTCCTTTCTTTCGCGCCGTCCGCTGGGCCTGCTCGCCGGGGCTGCCGCCGGGGCGCTGATCGTTGCCTCGGGGGCCCTTGCACAGACGGCTCAGACCGCGCCCAAGCCGGCGGCCCCCAAGCCGGCGGCGGCTGCTCCCGCTGCCGCTCCGGCCAAGGGGCCGGAACTGGGTGAGGACGGCCCCTCCCGCACCACCGCCACCTATGACGACTGGGTGGTGCGCTGCGAGCGGTCCGAGGTGGTCGGCGGCGCCAAGGTCTGCGAGGCGGCCCAGACGCTGCAGATCGGCAATGCCCAGCAGCAGCTCGGAGCGCAGGTGGTGTTCGGCCGCCTGACCAAGGAAGCACCCATGCGCATCGTGGTGCAGCTTCCCGTCGGCGTGTGGCTGCCCAACGGCGCCCGCTTCGTGCTGCCCGGCGACAAGCCGCGCACCATCGCCATGCCCTACAAGTTCTGCATCCGAGCCTGCATCGCCGACGCCGATCTTTCGGCGGACGACGTGGCGGCGCTGAACACGAATGCCGGTCCCGCGAAGCTCGAATTCCTGGACCGCAACCAGCAGCCGGTGGCGCTGGAAATTTCCTTCAAGGGCCTTCCGGCCGCCCTGGCGGCCCGCGACAAGGGCTGACCCGGCGCGGTGGGCTTCAATGTCGCAGCGCGCGGGAGCATGCCGCCGCCGCTGCGGCAGAGGCCGGCCCTTTGGTTGCAACGTGTTGTTTTTTCGCCATCTTCCGCTGCTTCAAGGGGCGGATGGTGGCGGGAAATTTAAGGGTTAACCAAGCCGGTCGCCTCATGTAGCATGCCGGTGCAAGCCTAGGGGCAGCCAGCGGGCGCAATGCTCGTGATGCGTGGTTGGGCTCGCGGAGGTGACGGCGGGGCGCGGGGGTTTTCGAATTATTTACCGAGACCCGGTGAAGTTGCACGCAGGGTCCGGGGTAATCAGCCAATCCTGGCGTGACGGGATCCGGCGCGTGAGGCTCTCTGCATGTGCGGCAGGGGCGTAGCCCGGTGAACCGTCCCGGAAGCAGTCGAGTAACGTGCATTATGACCTATTCGGCCTGGATTGATGAGGACGACTACGATGCGGCGCCGGCTGCGGCAGCGCCCAGGCTTCGTCCCATCCTGAAGGCGGGCGTCATCGTCGGATTCGGCGTCGTCGCCGCGGCTGTGATGATGGTGGCTGTGGGCGGCGCGCGCGGCGTGTCCTCGCCCGACGCCGATCTGTCCGCCAGCGCCCCGGCGCTCGTGGACCCTCCGGCCCCGATTCGTGTCTCCCGGTCCCACGCGCTGGGCGAGGTGGAGGCCATTCCCTCGTCCGGTACGGTGGCCGACGGGCGCGACTGGATGTTCGCACCTTCCGTTCCCGGCGAGCCCACCGCCTTCCGCGGCGCCCGCCCGATGATGGCCGCTGTCGATCCGACTCCGGAGCCGACGGTGCAGGACATCCGCGTGATGCCCATGCCCTCCGCCAATCCGCTGTTCGCCTCCCGCGGGGTCGGCAACGAGCCGGCCGACAAGGCGCAGCTCAAGGAACTCAGCCAGCAGCTCGTGGCGCCGCCGCTGCCGACGCGCAATCCGCTGATGGCGGGCCGCCGCCAGCTCGCGGAACTCGAGCCCGCCGACCGTGCGACCCCGGCGCCGGAAAATCGTGCCCCGGCCGCCGCCACCCCGCCGGTTCCGGCGGACGCGGCCAAGTCGCTCCTGCCTGGCCCCGGCGACAAGTTCGCGCTCTATGACATCAAGGGCCGCGTCGTCTACATGCCGAACGGCGAGAAGCTCGAGGCCCATTCGGGCTATGGCGATATGTTCGACGACCCGCGCTACGTCCACAAGCGCATGGTCGGCCCGACCCCGCCCAATATCTATGAGCTGAAGATGCGCGAGGCGCTGTTCCACGGCGTCGAGGCCATCCGCATGAAGCCGGTGGGCGACCAGCCCATGTATGGCCGCGACGGCATTCTCGCCCATACCTACATGCTCGGCCCGCGCGGTGACTCCAACGGCTG
The Azorhizobium caulinodans ORS 571 genome window above contains:
- the trxA gene encoding thioredoxin, translated to MAVEKVSDQSFDADVLQSSTPVVVDFWAEWCGPCRMVAPVLDELSGELGDKVKIVKLNVDENPVTASKYGIMSIPTLLLFKDGKIASRQVGAAAKAKLASWIGSAA
- the addA gene encoding double-strand break repair helicase AddA, coding for MSAHPASEARSDSAAKAEASRRQGVAASPQISAWVSANAGSGKTHVLAQRVIRLLLQGTPPGRILCLTYTKAAAANMANRVLKILSRWAGLDDAALDAELMRMDGMPPTPGLRIQARRLFAAALETPGGLKIQTIHAFCGGLLHRFPFEAGVAAGFRELDDVGRMELMARIRADLVVEAARAPSSTLGRALARLMEEMSDGGIDDLLEAAIAARSTIAALGGGEEERRARVAAVLGVAPGTTAADIEREMLDSPHLPQARWPDIEAVYLTSDKANDRKRAAALRAAIEAKDEAERLAAFRDLFFKADGDPRSDKDLLTKGLRDGFPHIAEKLEAERDRLVALTQTLRAARALERTEAALALGAEACRRYTAEKAARGLLDFDDLIDRTAEMLGRVPASFVHYKLDRGIDHVLVDEAQDTSPEQWRVVRGLVSDFFSGEGAREGVKRTLFVVGDEKQSIFSFQGADPRAFGDMRLAFQREAGQEDFRQVSLPHSFRSAPGVLEAVDAIFQRAEASAGLTIDNVAPPHAAIRADAPSLVELWPTVVPAAKVKVDDWRRPLDEIAGDDPVSRLAERIASFVRTGIAQRLAIPSRGGRPMRAQDVLVLVRRRGRLFEAVIRALKEAGGGVDVAGADRLVVAEHIAALDLMALGDALLSPDDDLALASVLKSPLFGLTDDDLLRLCPRREGRLLDVVTTGDGSIAERLTRWRGEARELRPFDFYARVLGRDGGRRAMLARLGPEAADVLDEFMALARTYESLEPATLPGFLAFLRRGGAETKRDMESGRDEVRVMTVHGAKGLEAPIVILADTVDLPKARTSGGLLHVPTADGATVPVLAPRKPEDPPSLAAARAAVTARELEEYRRLLYVALTRAEDALIVCGAETRAAAKDKTHARPAGCWYELVHAALIEEAEPVPATGWEGEVLRWRKSGRTLAPAEGTLSAPVAPPPPRPARLEDLPPVLISTEAIRPSRSAAASFRPPADGSLDPRVRGDLVHRLLAGLGALPEDQREAAGERLLDHVAEQVAAHHRAEVMAEVMGVLTHAPLAGLFAPHSLAEVPVVGRLTAADGRLVTVNGRLDRLAVTGDQLILADFKTDRVPPQSLDRIGEGYVGQLALYAAVLARAFPGRAVEAHLVYTRGPRIHVLPEARLRERLAERLAEPSGDTASRRRDAP
- a CDS encoding flavin reductase family protein, whose translation is MTAPAATAGHSPSEGYRAGMRHLAGAVSVLTVGEGDSRTGLTASSLTSFAVDPPTLLICINKASSVRAELLARKVFAVNVLAEGQRRVAETFAGMTGLHGAARFEGTPWSVMETGAPVIDDALVAFDCRLDEIIERHSHMIVLGRVLATRVDDTARPLLYWHRDFRTLAP
- the addB gene encoding double-strand break repair protein AddB — protein: MSRVFTIPSSAPFLKTLAHAMLDGHLVPGFAPRGDPLALASATIYLPTRRAGRLFADAMLEAVGGEAVLLPRIVPLGDVDEDALAFSEEAALLAPPQAVAGVHRRIALAGLVARWRDALAEGEGQAMVAAGPAATMALADELGRLFDQMTTAGIAWSRLDDLVPEEHDAYFEISLQFLRIARQAWGAHLEEMGLVDPAERRDALVGAEERRLAALGAGAGPVIAAGSTGSLPTTARLLKAIASLPQGAVVLPGLDLHMEETAFQLLTAEATSAPDHPQFGLAKLLGTLGLERRDVTALATPAPWGREALLSEALRQSETAEQWASLSERLPDAKRAQALAEVRVVKALDPREEALAVALELRDALTKPDMRAALVTHDRDLARRVAAELERFGIAIDDSAGVPLAETQPARLARLVAKTVAEGCAPVPLFALLSQPGLSLDLAPEILAEAVAALELIALRGPRPRSGAAGLAAAVAAFDAAKVHERDPRRRVGEDRQALAADLVARLVPALEPLSALAEAGKVPLADLVAAHIATIESLTAPLDPDANDPAWASLAEALIDIRDGAPAGPAMTLAAYADAISALLADRVVRPRQRGEERIRILGPLEARLVAVDRVVLGGLVEGSWPPETRTDPWLSRPMRAELGLDQPERRIGLAAHDFAQAFGAREVVLTYPDKVGGTQSVPSRFLQRLSTVAGEDLWQAAIARGEAWRQAAARLDDGPRVPRAAQPAPKPPRELRPKKLSVTEVETFLRDPYSIFARHVLALQPLEALDAAPGGAERGSALHDALGAFAKDYPEDLPPDAHAQLLAYGRRAFEKLEVFPAEHAIWWARFERVAAFVVEFERERRASLKRVVAETGGGLPIRLLHSDFQLTGRADRIEIRTDGELNILDYKTGTAPSAKQGATFSPQLPLEAAMAVRGGFRDVPAANVANFLYVELKGGAVAGREKPGVDEKSSAMAMAEDALERLRELLLAFENEEQGYRALAAPQWRGRFGPYDHLARVREWALGAEEGGE
- a CDS encoding invasion associated locus B family protein, producing MSFLSRRPLGLLAGAAAGALIVASGALAQTAQTAPKPAAPKPAAAAPAAAPAKGPELGEDGPSRTTATYDDWVVRCERSEVVGGAKVCEAAQTLQIGNAQQQLGAQVVFGRLTKEAPMRIVVQLPVGVWLPNGARFVLPGDKPRTIAMPYKFCIRACIADADLSADDVAALNTNAGPAKLEFLDRNQQPVALEISFKGLPAALAARDKG
- a CDS encoding DUF2778 domain-containing protein, with protein sequence MTYSAWIDEDDYDAAPAAAAPRLRPILKAGVIVGFGVVAAAVMMVAVGGARGVSSPDADLSASAPALVDPPAPIRVSRSHALGEVEAIPSSGTVADGRDWMFAPSVPGEPTAFRGARPMMAAVDPTPEPTVQDIRVMPMPSANPLFASRGVGNEPADKAQLKELSQQLVAPPLPTRNPLMAGRRQLAELEPADRATPAPENRAPAAATPPVPADAAKSLLPGPGDKFALYDIKGRVVYMPNGEKLEAHSGYGDMFDDPRYVHKRMVGPTPPNIYELKMREALFHGVEAIRMKPVGDQPMYGRDGILAHTYMLGPRGDSNGCVSFRDYEKFLAAFKRGEVTRMVVVTSLPTKPEPNNPIVAFFAKMAER